One genomic window of Cannabis sativa cultivar Pink pepper isolate KNU-18-1 chromosome 2, ASM2916894v1, whole genome shotgun sequence includes the following:
- the LOC115721418 gene encoding uncharacterized protein LOC115721418: MASEEEEEEEEEAINGGLSLSLSSSSSPEDLPPSPKNKFKFLCSHGGRILPRPADGHLKYVGGETRVIAVPRHISFSELNKRLSDMIKEGDNNNNNNNNNNMVLKYQLGFEDLDALVSIRTDEDLKHMLDEYDRQLETIEGSPKLRIFLFPSSPQQQHSTIDSHNNNNNNNSIEQRYIDAINGVVRINKTNKQQQQPPNIVTTFTISACSSPNSNSPDFQAINEGHEIMFSSNNCNNLHRVQSSPSLYRSNSPQWINSGYIPQAYHYGLPQQNYLLDLQKAAASERLAPALSMARGEFRRGVFGHGGGGVVRHDFCGYGTNNFHGIDHRDDVSHPKSPRKKFWE; the protein is encoded by the exons ATGGCgagcgaagaagaagaagaagaagaagaagaagccatTAATGGTGGtttatcattatcattatcatcatcatcatcaccagaGGATCTCCCACCTTCCCCAAAAAACAAGTTCAAATTTTTATGTAGCCATGGTGGAAGAATCTTACCCAGACCTGCCGACGGCCACCTCAAGTACGTCGGCGGTGAGACCCGAGTCATTGCCGTTCCTCGCCATATTTCTTTCTCAG AGTTAAACAAGAGGCTTTCAGATATGATCAAGGAAGGagataacaacaacaacaacaacaacaacaacaacatggTACTTAAATACCAATTGGGTTTTGAAGATCTTGATGCATTAGTCTCAATAAGAACAGATGAAGATTTAAAGCACATGTTAGATGAGTATGATCGTCAATTAGAGACAATTGAAGGCTCACCAAAGCTTCGTATTTTCTTATTCCCATCATCACCACAACAACAACATTCTACAATAGACTCtcataacaacaacaacaacaacaactcaaTTGAACAACGTTATATTGATGCCATTAATGGTGTTGTTCGTATAAACAAAACcaacaaacaacaacaacaacctccCAATATTGTTACCACTTTCACCATTTCAGCTTGTTCTTCACCAAACTCAAACTCCCCTGATTTTCAAGCCATTAATGAAGGACATGAGATCATGTTTTCTTCGAATAATTGTAACAATTTGCATAGGGTTCAAAGTTCTCCAAGTCTCTATCGTTCAAATAGTCCTCAATGGATTAATAGTGGTtatattcctcaagcttatcaCTATGGTCTTCCTCAACAAAATTACCTTTTGGATCTTCAAAAGGCTGCAGCTAGTGAGCGACTCGCCCCGGCGTTGTCCATGGCTAGAGGTGAGTTTAGAAGAGGAGTTTTTGGtcatggtggtggtggtgttgTTAGGCATGATTTTTGTGGTTATGGTACTAATAATTTTCATGGGATTGATCATAGAGATGATGTTAGTCATCCTAAGAGTCCTAGAAAGAAATTTTGGGAGTAG